The Hahella sp. HNIBRBA332 genome window below encodes:
- a CDS encoding DUF1566 domain-containing protein, whose protein sequence is MRRSVAWATFLEVVCAILLLAALIAALLYIFNTPEASFREETLAPDQERPELPNIVSGLGEQEQAPVGAEDGPRFVKIDAGGAELSPEAEDWSCVLDRSTGLLWEVKRTDGGLQDAEHTYSWAREGDLPDADAEPDASPPGGSVYNRGLCLYSECDTAAYVREVREISLCGASDWRLPEAAELRTLEHPTRYYPDIDTDFFPNTISGNYWTSTEVEKARTLAWSVDFNNGFPYIAEKRLAHHLRLTSGPMR, encoded by the coding sequence ATGCGTCGATCTGTTGCTTGGGCCACGTTCCTGGAAGTGGTGTGCGCGATTCTGCTGCTGGCGGCGTTGATCGCCGCGTTGTTGTATATCTTCAATACCCCCGAAGCTTCATTTCGGGAAGAGACGTTGGCGCCTGATCAGGAGAGACCGGAACTACCCAATATCGTAAGCGGCTTGGGCGAACAGGAGCAGGCTCCTGTGGGCGCGGAGGACGGTCCCCGATTCGTAAAAATTGACGCCGGCGGCGCAGAGTTGTCGCCGGAGGCGGAGGATTGGTCCTGCGTACTTGACCGCAGTACTGGACTATTGTGGGAAGTTAAACGGACGGATGGTGGTTTGCAGGACGCGGAGCATACCTACTCGTGGGCGCGGGAGGGCGACCTGCCGGACGCCGATGCGGAGCCGGACGCGTCGCCGCCGGGTGGCAGCGTCTATAACCGAGGCCTGTGTCTGTATTCTGAATGCGATACTGCGGCCTACGTGCGGGAAGTGAGGGAAATAAGTCTGTGCGGCGCTTCCGATTGGCGTCTGCCTGAAGCGGCGGAACTGCGGACTTTGGAGCATCCCACCCGTTATTATCCTGATATTGATACGGACTTCTTTCCCAACACCATCTCCGGTAATTACTGGACTTCGACGGAAGTAGAAAAGGCGAGGACGCTGGCTTGGTCCGTAGACTTTAACAATGGCTTCCCTTATATCGCGGAAAAGCGTCTGGCGCATCACCTCCGGCTCACTTCCGGACCCATGCGCTAG
- a CDS encoding DUF2339 domain-containing protein → MDILILLIVGAVVGGAALQSFGGALMGAALGALAASFHRLQMKVQTLEKKVSAFEKARSAPVAAPPPTVEAPLTTSTEAAPLSQPMATASTTVVEITKTLDEVKEEEEDASLDISDLQLDIEPSPAPAAAMEQTPVTPPPITETESTPEEPVAAQTSPVEAVQPEPLRPTPAEPPSPNMADKLMAWVTNYFTSGNIVVRVGVIILFFGVAFLLKYASQKVDIPLELRYLGVAAGAALMFSIGWRLRSKNQGYGLIMQGGAIGLLYITIFAAFRLHGLLSSLTSFSLMVAVVCCGVLIAVLQNAQALAAVSVIGGFAAPILASTGQGSHVELFTYYLILNLGVTGIAWFKSWRTLNWLGFVFTFGIGMIWGAQYYTPAFFHSTEPFLIAFAVMYSMIALLFALRQPPNLKGLVDGTLVFGTPTVFIALQSLMVKDTQYAMAWSSAGVGIFYLTLSLLVRARPQMRLLYECYLALAIAFLTLAIPLAFDGRVTSALWAVEGVALFWVGARQQRLLPRFSGLGLMLFGGGMYLTEPPSQEPQWFVLNADFIGTLLVAIAGGLAARIATRYQERLLRQEVQWAPIILSLWAYAWWMAGGLFEIHRHIADTHLPIAGSLFTVLTAMACQFFAGRWRSPHLPWLAMASFVIGVVHLFTNYQVDARAIAWLNADFLASMALVAYALWAGIFVWRGEQSRYFAPADMVNALVLGVAVALGSLAGGTEAIEQYPSAMEAAAFLLFYTVFIGVFALAYMRFQWPMAAYPALLLAPAILFVLLVYVVEYRALYVNVGWLAFPVAWAAHFGYLRLMQDRIRAPIGLFHCVMLFALVFAVTWQVHFEITGKYDSETMAGQAVWGLIPALALLLLRRALTAIWPFIRYPRELLQWLPRALLASVGLWLLWSNMVAPADKGLALFNPLDLVNLLALWVLWSEVRRHGALEALQQRVAAYGVVAAFCFLWLNAALFRAFHFSLAIPYRFDDMVSSIVVQSGMSLLWSIAGMLCMLVGARRAHRSVWMVGGGLMVAVVAKLFLFDLSGTGTVARIVAFISVGVVLLLVGYFAPVPPREGAEKAPASEAGNGVE, encoded by the coding sequence ATGGACATTCTTATTCTTCTGATAGTCGGCGCGGTGGTCGGCGGAGCCGCTTTGCAGTCCTTCGGCGGCGCGCTGATGGGCGCTGCGTTGGGCGCTTTGGCGGCCAGCTTTCATCGCCTGCAGATGAAAGTGCAAACGCTGGAGAAAAAAGTCAGCGCATTTGAAAAGGCGCGCTCTGCGCCTGTCGCCGCACCGCCCCCAACGGTGGAAGCCCCTCTTACCACAAGCACGGAAGCTGCGCCGTTATCGCAGCCTATGGCGACGGCGTCGACTACGGTGGTGGAAATCACGAAGACACTGGATGAGGTCAAAGAGGAAGAGGAGGACGCTTCCCTTGATATCAGCGATCTGCAACTGGATATAGAACCCTCTCCAGCGCCGGCTGCCGCAATGGAGCAAACGCCCGTTACACCACCACCGATCACTGAGACTGAATCGACGCCGGAAGAACCCGTCGCAGCGCAGACGTCGCCTGTTGAGGCTGTTCAGCCTGAACCCCTACGCCCCACGCCTGCTGAGCCTCCGTCTCCCAATATGGCCGACAAGCTAATGGCCTGGGTGACCAACTATTTCACCAGCGGCAATATTGTCGTGCGGGTGGGCGTAATTATTCTGTTTTTCGGCGTGGCGTTTTTATTGAAATACGCTTCGCAAAAAGTGGATATTCCCCTGGAGCTGCGTTACCTGGGCGTCGCGGCGGGAGCCGCCTTAATGTTCTCCATCGGTTGGCGCTTGCGCAGTAAAAATCAGGGCTACGGCCTCATTATGCAGGGCGGCGCCATTGGTCTTCTGTACATCACTATCTTCGCCGCTTTCCGCCTGCATGGTTTGCTGTCTTCGCTGACCAGCTTCTCATTGATGGTGGCGGTGGTCTGTTGCGGCGTATTAATCGCCGTCCTGCAAAACGCTCAGGCGCTGGCGGCGGTGAGCGTCATTGGCGGTTTCGCTGCGCCCATTCTCGCTTCCACCGGGCAGGGCTCGCATGTGGAGCTGTTTACTTACTATTTGATTCTCAATCTCGGCGTTACCGGCATAGCCTGGTTTAAGTCCTGGCGTACGCTGAACTGGCTGGGATTTGTTTTCACCTTCGGCATAGGCATGATTTGGGGCGCCCAGTACTACACTCCTGCGTTTTTCCATTCCACCGAGCCTTTCCTGATCGCTTTTGCGGTGATGTATAGCATGATCGCTCTGTTGTTCGCTTTGCGTCAGCCTCCCAATTTGAAGGGATTGGTGGATGGAACCCTGGTGTTTGGGACGCCAACGGTCTTTATCGCTTTGCAATCACTGATGGTCAAAGACACTCAGTACGCCATGGCCTGGAGCAGCGCAGGCGTTGGAATTTTCTATCTGACCTTGAGTTTGCTGGTGCGCGCGCGTCCTCAGATGCGCTTGTTGTACGAATGCTATCTGGCGCTGGCGATTGCGTTTCTCACTCTGGCGATTCCTCTCGCCTTTGACGGTCGCGTTACTTCTGCGCTGTGGGCGGTGGAAGGCGTCGCGCTGTTTTGGGTGGGGGCGCGTCAACAGCGGTTGCTGCCGCGCTTTTCCGGGCTGGGATTGATGCTGTTCGGCGGCGGTATGTATCTTACTGAGCCGCCATCCCAGGAACCGCAATGGTTTGTGCTGAACGCAGACTTTATTGGAACCTTGCTGGTGGCCATCGCAGGCGGTCTCGCCGCCCGCATAGCGACGCGTTATCAGGAACGGCTGTTGCGCCAGGAAGTGCAATGGGCGCCCATTATCCTGTCACTGTGGGCTTATGCATGGTGGATGGCGGGCGGTTTATTTGAGATTCATCGTCACATCGCCGATACGCACCTGCCGATAGCCGGCAGTCTGTTCACGGTGCTGACGGCGATGGCCTGCCAGTTTTTTGCGGGAAGATGGCGCTCGCCGCACTTGCCTTGGTTGGCGATGGCGAGTTTTGTCATTGGAGTGGTTCACCTCTTTACGAACTATCAGGTAGACGCCCGCGCTATCGCGTGGCTGAATGCGGACTTCCTGGCGTCCATGGCATTGGTGGCGTATGCGTTATGGGCGGGGATATTCGTCTGGCGCGGCGAGCAGAGCCGGTATTTTGCACCGGCGGACATGGTCAATGCGCTGGTGCTGGGCGTGGCGGTGGCGTTAGGCTCGCTGGCGGGCGGAACTGAAGCCATTGAGCAATATCCGTCAGCGATGGAGGCGGCGGCGTTTCTGCTGTTCTATACAGTTTTCATCGGCGTCTTTGCGCTTGCATATATGCGCTTCCAATGGCCGATGGCGGCGTACCCGGCGTTACTGCTGGCGCCGGCGATACTGTTTGTTTTGTTGGTTTACGTGGTGGAATACCGGGCGCTGTATGTCAATGTCGGTTGGCTGGCGTTCCCTGTGGCGTGGGCGGCGCATTTCGGATATCTGCGCCTGATGCAGGACCGTATCCGCGCGCCAATTGGCCTGTTTCACTGTGTGATGCTATTCGCTCTGGTGTTCGCGGTCACTTGGCAGGTTCATTTTGAAATCACCGGCAAATATGACAGTGAAACGATGGCCGGGCAGGCGGTATGGGGATTGATTCCAGCTCTTGCGTTGTTGCTCTTGCGGCGCGCACTGACTGCTATCTGGCCCTTCATCCGCTATCCGCGTGAGTTGTTGCAGTGGCTGCCACGCGCCTTGCTGGCGAGTGTTGGCTTGTGGCTGTTGTGGAGCAATATGGTTGCGCCGGCGGACAAGGGACTGGCGTTGTTCAATCCGCTTGATCTGGTGAACCTGCTGGCGTTATGGGTGCTCTGGTCGGAAGTGCGCCGTCATGGCGCGCTGGAAGCGCTGCAACAGAGAGTGGCGGCTTATGGCGTGGTGGCGGCATTTTGCTTCCTGTGGCTCAACGCGGCCCTGTTCCGTGCTTTCCATTTCAGTCTGGCGATACCTTATCGCTTCGACGACATGGTGTCGTCCATCGTGGTGCAGAGCGGCATGAGTCTGCTGTGGAGCATTGCGGGCATGCTGTGCATGCTGGTCGGTGCGCGCAGGGCGCATCGTTCGGTGTGGATGGTCGGCGGTGGATTGATGGTGGCGGTGGTGGCCAAACTGTTCCTGTTCGATCTTTCCGGCACGGGCACCGTGGCCCGTATCGTCGCCTTTATCAGCGTCGGCGTAGTGTTGCTGCTGGTGGGTTATTTCGCTCCGGTTCCGCCCCGGGAGGGCGCTGAGAAAGCGCCTGCGTCGGAAGCGGGAAATGGAGTGGAGTGA
- a CDS encoding serine/threonine protein kinase, which yields MTAPNTHPFDALTPEFIMDAVESQGYLCDGRIFALNSYENRVYQVGVEGADPLIAKFYRPNRWSREQILEEHEFCYELVEAELPVVAPLRLNDGETLPQAGEFHFSLFPRKGGHAPELDNFDSLLTLGRLLARIHAVGAVKPFQHRPRIDTQSYGRDAVALVGERFVPSELRASYDSLTRDLLQALEEIIGDGGDYVYIRTHGDCHVGNMLWRDDAAHFVDFDDTRMAPAIQDLWMLLSGDRANRTAQLVEITEGYNEFYDFRPSELRLVEALRTLRMLNYCAWLASRWSDPAFPRNFPWFNSARYWGDHILELREQLAALNEEPLRLPSYQVR from the coding sequence ATGACTGCGCCGAACACACATCCCTTCGATGCCTTAACCCCCGAATTTATTATGGACGCCGTCGAGAGCCAGGGCTATTTATGCGACGGACGTATTTTCGCCCTTAATAGCTACGAAAACCGCGTTTATCAGGTGGGCGTTGAAGGCGCCGATCCTCTGATCGCTAAGTTCTACCGGCCGAATCGCTGGAGTCGGGAGCAAATCCTGGAAGAACATGAGTTCTGTTATGAATTAGTGGAGGCGGAGCTGCCTGTCGTGGCGCCGCTACGCCTGAACGATGGTGAAACGCTGCCGCAAGCAGGAGAGTTCCACTTCTCTTTATTTCCCCGCAAAGGCGGTCATGCGCCGGAACTGGATAATTTCGACAGCCTGCTGACATTGGGCCGTCTTCTTGCCCGTATTCATGCGGTGGGGGCGGTCAAGCCCTTCCAACATCGCCCGCGTATCGACACGCAAAGCTACGGCCGCGACGCAGTGGCGTTGGTGGGGGAACGATTCGTTCCCAGCGAACTACGCGCTTCCTATGATTCTTTGACTCGCGATTTGCTACAGGCGCTTGAGGAAATCATTGGCGATGGCGGCGACTATGTTTATATCCGTACTCATGGCGACTGCCACGTAGGTAACATGTTGTGGCGCGATGACGCCGCTCATTTCGTGGATTTCGACGACACTCGCATGGCGCCGGCTATACAGGATTTGTGGATGTTGCTTTCCGGCGACCGCGCCAACCGGACTGCGCAGCTGGTGGAAATCACTGAAGGGTATAACGAGTTCTATGACTTCCGTCCTTCTGAACTAAGGCTGGTTGAAGCGCTGCGGACGCTGCGGATGTTGAACTATTGCGCCTGGCTGGCCAGCCGCTGGAGTGATCCTGCGTTTCCGCGTAACTTTCCCTGGTTCAACTCCGCGCGGTATTGGGGGGATCATATACTGGAGCTGCGTGAGCAACTTGCAGCGCTGAACGAAGAGCCTTTACGACTTCCTTCCTATCAGGTTCGCTAA